The following proteins come from a genomic window of Methanothermobacter sp.:
- a CDS encoding type II CAAX endopeptidase family protein produces MQITNKSEKHLYIFFLIAFAWSWLLWLPEAIWSIKLYLAPFGPTIAAFILTYASGGLDGAKKLLKRGIDFSFGKIWLIPIFLLMPTIIGLSFLLAILSGEPAPEMGVLSQPWIIIPAFFYILFLGGPMAEEFGWRGYALDRLQTKYNALISSIILGIIWGLWHLPLFFMKGQEIYRNVPILGFILGTVLLSILFTWIYNNTGRSILAVLLFHTMGNLSHFIFPTMATSLGGLYSLILNIIAVIIILIIWGPEKMIRRQYQQNHHLKQDPPF; encoded by the coding sequence TTGCAAATTACAAATAAATCCGAAAAACACTTGTATATATTCTTTCTAATAGCCTTTGCTTGGTCTTGGCTACTTTGGCTACCTGAGGCTATTTGGAGCATCAAATTATATCTCGCCCCATTCGGCCCCACAATAGCAGCCTTTATCCTCACATACGCAAGTGGGGGATTAGATGGGGCGAAAAAGCTATTGAAAAGGGGTATAGATTTCAGCTTCGGGAAAATTTGGCTCATACCCATATTCTTATTAATGCCAACCATTATAGGATTATCCTTCTTACTAGCAATCCTCAGTGGCGAACCAGCCCCTGAAATGGGGGTATTGTCTCAGCCATGGATTATTATCCCTGCATTTTTCTACATATTATTCCTTGGCGGTCCGATGGCAGAAGAATTTGGTTGGAGAGGATATGCCCTCGACAGATTACAAACTAAGTATAATGCTCTCATTTCCAGCATAATCCTTGGGATCATATGGGGATTATGGCATCTGCCCCTATTCTTCATGAAAGGACAGGAAATATACCGTAATGTGCCAATTTTGGGTTTTATACTTGGCACAGTCCTCCTTTCAATATTGTTCACATGGATATATAACAACACAGGAAGAAGCATCCTAGCGGTTTTGCTCTTCCATACAATGGGTAACTTGTCACATTTCATCTTTCCAACAATGGCAACAAGCCTAGGCGGACTATACTCCCTCATACTAAACATAATAGCGGTGATAATCATCCTAATAATCTGGGGACCTGAAAAAATGATCCGCAGACAATACCAACAAAACCACCACCTAAAACAAGACCCTCCATTTTAG
- a CDS encoding DUF86 domain-containing protein: protein MLVHRYGKIDDKIAFNILREHLPDFYDFLEKIEELLKRI from the coding sequence ATACTAGTTCATCGTTATGGGAAAATCGATGATAAGATAGCCTTTAATATCCTAAGAGAGCATCTCCCAGACTTTTACGATTTTCTGGAAAAAATTGAAGAATTACTCAAAAGAATTTAG
- the xth gene encoding exodeoxyribonuclease III: MSTLKIISWNVNGLRAAYRKGFLDWFLSEKPDILCLQEIKANPEQLPRKLRHVEGYRAFFTPAQKKGYSGVALYTKIKPKSLREGFGIKKFDIEGRIQIANFDDFLLYNIYFPNGKMSEERLKYKLEFYDAFLKDVNHEKDQGHNIIACGDFNTAHKEIDLARPKENSNVSGFLPVERAWIDRFIENGYIDTFRVFNKEPGQYTWWSYRTKARERNVGWRLDYFFVNKEFLDKVKKSWILSDVMGSDHCPIGLKIKI, translated from the coding sequence ATGTCCACTCTCAAGATCATATCATGGAATGTTAATGGCTTGAGAGCAGCATACCGTAAAGGCTTCCTAGACTGGTTCCTCAGCGAAAAACCAGATATATTATGTTTACAGGAGATAAAAGCAAACCCAGAACAGCTTCCAAGGAAATTGAGGCATGTTGAAGGTTATAGAGCATTCTTCACACCAGCCCAGAAAAAAGGTTACAGTGGAGTTGCCCTCTACACCAAAATCAAACCCAAAAGTTTAAGGGAAGGCTTCGGGATAAAAAAATTTGATATTGAAGGCCGAATCCAAATAGCAAACTTTGATGATTTCCTACTTTACAATATTTATTTTCCCAATGGTAAAATGTCAGAAGAAAGACTCAAATATAAACTGGAATTCTATGATGCATTCCTAAAAGATGTGAACCATGAAAAGGATCAAGGACATAACATAATAGCCTGCGGAGATTTCAACACCGCCCACAAGGAAATAGACCTTGCAAGGCCAAAGGAAAACAGTAACGTTTCAGGTTTTCTACCAGTTGAAAGGGCTTGGATCGACCGTTTCATCGAAAACGGGTACATTGACACTTTCAGAGTTTTCAACAAAGAACCAGGACAATACACTTGGTGGAGTTACAGGACAAAGGCGCGTGAAAGAAACGTGGGATGGAGGCTGGATTACTTTTTCGTGAACAAAGAATTTTTAGACAAAGTTAAAAAATCATGGATACTATCAGATGTAATGGGCTCAGACCATTGCCCAATAGGGCTCAAAATCAAAATATAG
- a CDS encoding cytochrome b5 domain-containing protein, protein MIEFALKDLKKFNGKDGAPAYVACNGKVYDVSESFLWKDGEHQVTHRAGEDLTDEISEAPHGIEFLERFPIIGILKK, encoded by the coding sequence TTGATAGAATTCGCATTAAAGGATCTTAAAAAATTCAATGGTAAGGATGGCGCCCCAGCATATGTTGCATGTAATGGCAAAGTCTATGATGTATCTGAGAGTTTCTTATGGAAAGATGGTGAACATCAAGTAACACACCGAGCTGGCGAAGACTTAACAGATGAAATATCGGAGGCACCACATGGCATAGAATTCCTAGAAAGATTTCCAATCATAGGAATCCTTAAAAAGTAA
- a CDS encoding vWA domain-containing protein: protein MLNRIVAILLVFFVGTLACGVVSAQDITVNKTATKTGENSATVTIEVTGASETTTSAVDLVFSIDSSGSMYSSDPNNLRIEAAKNFIDKMDPQRDQVGAVNWDDEVLGSEPLTNDFQKVKNFIDTGGAFGGTDLDIGLNEAIRLLDEGGRTNSSKFIIFLTDGEGYYTPSGSLGSPADDAKNKGYIIYTIGLGDYVDETILQEIANVTGGKYLHATDASVLDSIFSEIFQEITVAATNVVVIDVLPDYIQLVGQPTISPTSQIINSDGTTTLTWEIGNLGKDQTWTVSYNILSTRTGNLLTNIGGESKVTYTDPSGVDKEILLPIPLITFGSEISEEVGSEVSEEVQGETLVVAMQETGIPLTGLILGLLLVLGGLINPRKR, encoded by the coding sequence ATGTTGAATAGGATAGTAGCTATTTTGCTAGTATTCTTTGTAGGGACATTGGCATGTGGTGTCGTATCGGCTCAAGATATAACCGTTAATAAGACCGCTACAAAAACGGGTGAAAACAGTGCTACCGTAACCATCGAAGTTACAGGGGCTAGTGAAACCACAACATCAGCAGTAGATCTTGTATTTTCTATAGACAGTTCTGGTAGCATGTATAGTAGTGATCCAAACAATCTAAGGATCGAAGCTGCAAAGAATTTTATAGATAAAATGGATCCTCAAAGAGACCAAGTTGGAGCAGTTAACTGGGATGATGAGGTTTTAGGCTCTGAACCCTTAACCAATGATTTCCAAAAAGTTAAGAATTTCATAGATACCGGAGGAGCCTTTGGTGGAACAGATCTCGACATTGGTTTAAATGAAGCAATAAGATTGCTAGACGAAGGCGGTAGAACAAATTCCAGTAAATTTATCATCTTCCTAACTGATGGGGAGGGATATTATACTCCTAGTGGATCACTTGGTTCACCAGCAGACGATGCTAAAAATAAAGGTTACATTATATACACCATTGGATTAGGTGATTATGTCGATGAAACAATATTACAAGAAATCGCTAATGTAACTGGGGGCAAATATTTACATGCAACTGATGCATCAGTATTGGATTCAATATTCTCTGAGATTTTCCAGGAAATAACAGTGGCAGCCACCAATGTTGTAGTAATCGATGTCCTACCTGATTATATACAGCTAGTCGGACAACCCACAATTTCACCAACTAGCCAAATCATTAACTCTGATGGAACAACCACACTAACTTGGGAAATCGGGAATTTAGGTAAAGACCAAACATGGACCGTCAGTTATAACATACTCTCAACTAGGACAGGAAACCTTCTAACCAACATAGGAGGCGAATCCAAAGTTACCTACACTGATCCAAGTGGCGTGGACAAAGAGATACTATTACCAATACCACTTATAACCTTCGGATCTGAAATCAGCGAGGAAGTTGGATCTGAAGTCAGCGAGGAAGTTCAAGGCGAAACTCTTGTTGTAGCCATGCAAGAAACTGGCATACCATTAACAGGACTAATACTAGGCCTACTTCTAGTATTAGGTGGATTAATTAACCCACGAAAAAGATAG
- a CDS encoding DUF86 domain-containing protein: protein MKDGIYKRLEFSIGNIFDICSILNSDLKLGVPREDEDIFYNLLRENIIDEELGEKLRAMKA, encoded by the coding sequence GTGAAAGATGGTATATATAAAAGACTAGAATTTTCCATAGGCAACATTTTTGACATATGCTCTATTTTAAATTCAGATCTCAAACTTGGGGTTCCAAGGGAAGATGAAGACATATTCTACAATCTTTTGCGGGAGAATATCATCGACGAGGAACTCGGGGAAAAACTTAGAGCTATGAAAGCATAG
- a CDS encoding FkbM family methyltransferase, whose amino-acid sequence MEWLLSMMLNVTVSDYIRAMLFSGLLFYREEFLNVKKVFRNWLEAILFRLGLLDGFMGKLRNGENVKIANLWEYYRLLYAQMLDHAKIWGRIIEFKFNGTKLKFYLGKDKVGLLDALNVLSETFAIKPYKHLDVKRRVVVDIGSYIGDSPIYFVLMGARQVYAFEPYPNSYNLLLKNIMANNLDKRIIAFNEGLGEKVGKIKVNEDYRALATSRLKDFCKGRLVKLTNLEEIVREFNLKNACLKMDCEGCEYSILETPKSILKVFWEMIIEYHHGYMNLKEKLESAGFQVKNTKPILYRVGDQKFLMGYLHAKNVKKNF is encoded by the coding sequence ATGGAGTGGTTGTTGTCCATGATGTTAAATGTAACAGTTTCAGATTATATAAGGGCTATGTTATTTTCTGGGCTTCTATTTTATCGGGAAGAGTTTTTAAATGTTAAAAAGGTTTTCAGGAATTGGCTTGAAGCTATATTGTTCAGATTAGGTTTGCTGGATGGGTTCATGGGAAAGCTTAGAAACGGAGAAAATGTAAAGATAGCGAATTTATGGGAGTACTATCGTCTATTATATGCTCAAATGTTAGACCATGCGAAGATTTGGGGTAGAATCATAGAATTCAAATTCAATGGCACGAAACTCAAGTTTTATTTAGGCAAGGACAAAGTAGGATTATTAGATGCTCTTAATGTGTTAAGTGAAACCTTTGCCATAAAACCCTACAAGCATTTGGATGTCAAAAGGAGGGTTGTGGTTGATATAGGCTCCTATATTGGAGATTCACCAATATATTTCGTTTTAATGGGGGCAAGACAAGTATATGCTTTTGAACCTTATCCAAACTCTTATAATCTTCTTTTAAAAAATATCATGGCCAATAATTTGGATAAAAGGATAATAGCATTTAATGAAGGGCTCGGTGAAAAAGTAGGCAAGATAAAAGTAAATGAGGATTATAGGGCCTTGGCCACTTCACGATTGAAAGACTTTTGTAAGGGTAGGCTTGTGAAATTAACAAACTTGGAAGAAATAGTAAGAGAGTTCAATTTAAAGAATGCTTGTCTGAAAATGGATTGTGAGGGCTGTGAGTACAGTATACTTGAAACGCCAAAAAGTATCCTAAAAGTGTTCTGGGAGATGATAATAGAGTATCATCATGGTTATATGAACCTCAAAGAAAAACTTGAAAGTGCGGGTTTCCAAGTCAAAAACACAAAACCCATCCTCTACAGGGTAGGAGATCAAAAGTTCTTGATGGGTTATCTACATGCAAAGAATGTGAAGAAAAACTTCTAA
- a CDS encoding zinc-ribbon domain-containing protein, with protein sequence MDCYEILKWVESGEYEDIVKKHAGESSEVELKCPKCGVKLIGSENFCGMCGTKIWTR encoded by the coding sequence ATGGACTGTTATGAAATACTTAAATGGGTCGAATCGGGAGAATATGAGGATATTGTCAAAAAACATGCTGGTGAATCATCTGAAGTTGAATTGAAATGTCCAAAGTGTGGTGTTAAATTAATTGGTAGTGAAAATTTTTGTGGAATGTGCGGAACGAAAATATGGACACGCTAG
- a CDS encoding DUF11 domain-containing protein — protein sequence VLPTGLTYLSSNPTGTWDAIARTITWNLGTMAAGSSQTLEITARVDMTDVNFVNTATVAGSVYDPYTGNNTADATVGVAPEADLGITKKVDNPTPRYGDTIKFTLNVTNIGPNTAENVVVVDVLPTGLTYLSSNPTGTWDAIARTITWNLGTMAAGSSQTLEITAQVATTNAILINTATITGTVYDPYLANNTADATIWVPPAANLEIKKSVDNATPNYGESITFTIWVFNTGPDVALNTVVVDRLPAAMKYVSSSASVGSYDPMTGLWVIGDLPAGSSAVLRIVVKVMMVGVFENVATVSSEFSGEEKMSRVEVRVTKPAPKPSPVPYPHGKVPMQPTGAPLALMLLAVLLVIIGQVIPWKK from the coding sequence TGTTCTCCCAACAGGACTCACATACCTAAGTTCCAACCCAACAGGAACATGGGACGCCATTGCAAGGACCATCACATGGAACCTCGGAACAATGGCAGCCGGCAGCTCACAAACACTCGAAATCACAGCCCGTGTGGACATGACTGATGTGAATTTCGTAAATACGGCTACTGTTGCTGGCAGCGTATATGACCCATACACTGGAAACAACACCGCAGATGCTACCGTGGGCGTGGCTCCTGAAGCAGACCTTGGAATAACGAAGAAAGTGGACAACCCAACACCAAGATACGGTGACACCATCAAATTCACACTGAATGTCACAAACATCGGACCAAACACAGCGGAAAACGTCGTAGTCGTGGATGTTCTCCCAACAGGACTCACATACCTAAGTTCCAACCCAACAGGAACATGGGACGCCATTGCAAGGACCATCACATGGAACCTCGGAACAATGGCAGCCGGCAGCTCACAAACACTCGAAATCACAGCACAGGTTGCAACAACAAACGCAATACTAATCAACACAGCAACCATCACAGGAACAGTCTATGACCCATACCTTGCAAACAACACCGCAGATGCTACAATATGGGTTCCACCGGCAGCAAATTTAGAAATTAAGAAGTCTGTTGATAATGCGACACCTAATTATGGTGAGAGTATTACATTCACTATATGGGTGTTTAATACGGGACCAGATGTTGCATTGAATACAGTCGTTGTTGATAGGCTTCCTGCTGCGATGAAGTATGTTTCATCATCTGCATCTGTTGGTTCATATGATCCAATGACTGGTTTGTGGGTTATCGGAGATCTTCCAGCTGGTTCTTCAGCGGTGCTTCGAATAGTAGTGAAGGTCATGATGGTAGGTGTGTTTGAAAATGTGGCTACGGTAAGCTCTGAATTTTCTGGTGAGGAGAAGATGAGTAGAGTTGAGGTAAGGGTTACAAAGCCTGCACCTAAACCTTCTCCAGTGCCTTATCCACATGGAAAAGTGCCTATGCAACCTACAGGAGCTCCATTGGCTTTAATGTTATTAGCTGTGCTCCTTGTAATCATTGGACAGGTTATACCATGGAAAAAATAA
- a CDS encoding CARDB domain-containing protein: MKTSTLTIILIIAGLIGIVAAAYLLQGEETKPLVVNVTQKTPYNVTPVQGAAELVAIQEGPKTAIPGTNVTITCKIKNIGSEPAENITVTSQIFEKHIDRINPSEKVEFTVEVYIPTPEEVKESFGPNATLSNPFYIGGYTVIYYDIKGKHEINSNPLRINLI; the protein is encoded by the coding sequence TTGAAAACCAGCACATTAACAATAATATTAATAATAGCGGGCCTTATAGGGATAGTAGCAGCAGCATATTTGTTACAAGGTGAAGAGACCAAACCTCTAGTGGTTAATGTCACCCAAAAAACACCATATAATGTAACACCTGTCCAGGGAGCTGCGGAACTTGTAGCGATACAAGAGGGTCCTAAAACAGCAATCCCCGGTACAAATGTGACAATAACTTGCAAAATAAAAAATATAGGATCCGAACCAGCTGAGAACATCACAGTAACTTCACAGATATTTGAAAAACACATAGACAGGATAAACCCCAGTGAAAAAGTGGAGTTCACAGTTGAAGTATACATCCCGACTCCAGAGGAAGTTAAAGAATCCTTCGGTCCAAACGCAACACTCTCAAATCCCTTCTACATTGGAGGATACACAGTAATATATTATGACATAAAAGGCAAACATGAAATTAACTCTAATCCACTTAGAATAAACTTGATATAA
- a CDS encoding glycerophosphodiester phosphodiesterase family protein — MVEFIAHRGASYFEPENTLRAVRRAVEMGADRIEVDVRLSQDNELIVIHDPTVDRTTNGTGRVDNMTFQELRSLNAGKGEHIPTLQEIIESVRDVKLVIEMKIPGIEEMVLKTIHKNRLENVLITSFYHRSLQKVKILNDNIKTGVIFSCQPLRPEILALDADSDAIFPKGKFVDPEMIKRVHEHDILIYPWTIDNPKKAEKLIRMGVDGIVTNKLIGPYQPKVERAPTFTKTSKKRTL, encoded by the coding sequence ATGGTGGAGTTTATAGCTCATAGGGGGGCTTCTTATTTTGAACCTGAGAACACTTTGAGGGCTGTTAGAAGGGCTGTGGAGATGGGAGCTGATAGGATTGAAGTAGATGTTCGCCTCAGCCAAGACAATGAACTCATTGTGATACATGATCCCACCGTGGATAGGACGACAAATGGCACGGGCAGAGTAGATAATATGACATTCCAAGAACTTAGAAGTTTAAATGCTGGGAAGGGAGAACATATACCAACATTACAGGAAATCATAGAATCTGTTAGGGATGTGAAACTTGTAATAGAGATGAAAATCCCCGGTATTGAAGAGATGGTCTTAAAGACCATCCATAAAAACAGGCTAGAAAATGTATTGATAACATCATTCTATCATAGAAGCCTCCAGAAAGTTAAAATTTTAAACGATAATATAAAAACTGGAGTAATATTTTCATGCCAACCTCTAAGACCAGAAATATTAGCATTAGACGCTGATTCAGATGCAATATTCCCAAAAGGAAAATTTGTAGACCCTGAAATGATAAAAAGAGTTCATGAACATGACATACTCATATACCCATGGACAATAGACAATCCAAAAAAAGCGGAAAAACTGATAAGAATGGGAGTAGATGGTATCGTGACAAACAAACTGATAGGCCCATACCAGCCAAAAGTTGAAAGAGCGCCTACTTTCACCAAAACAAGTAAAAAAAGAACTTTATGA
- a CDS encoding M48 family metallopeptidase, translating to MERYVRLKYTGSYIKVNEGNFPDIYNMLVEVCDILHLKPEFYMQWDYTVNGFTTEIRLIIVFTSGAVDLLTNDELLYVIGHEVGYIKSGHMLYHEMAEVIPIIGEIVGYTMGITNIVGWSLQFALLYWQRMSEFTADRAGLLAC from the coding sequence GTGGAAAGGTATGTTCGTTTAAAATACACAGGAAGTTACATAAAAGTAAACGAAGGCAACTTTCCAGATATTTATAACATGCTTGTTGAAGTCTGTGATATACTACATTTAAAGCCTGAATTTTATATGCAGTGGGATTACACTGTTAATGGATTCACCACGGAAATCAGACTTATAATAGTCTTTACATCAGGTGCTGTTGATTTACTGACAAATGACGAATTATTATATGTAATTGGCCATGAAGTGGGCTATATAAAAAGTGGCCATATGCTCTATCATGAAATGGCAGAAGTTATACCTATTATTGGTGAGATTGTAGGCTATACAATGGGTATTACTAACATTGTAGGTTGGAGTTTACAATTCGCTTTATTATACTGGCAGCGTATGTCAGAATTTACAGCTGACAGAGCTGGACTTTTAGCATGTTAA
- a CDS encoding ferritin-like domain-containing protein translates to MEILKVLVEAERCAVRQYTHICNITAGKDHRTYDLSLSILHEEIQHEAWFSEFLGEGPSGHFMRKGETSPFVRKFLE, encoded by the coding sequence ATGGAGATACTAAAAGTCCTTGTAGAGGCAGAAAGGTGTGCTGTACGTCAATACACACACATATGTAACATAACAGCTGGTAAAGATCATAGAACTTATGATCTTTCACTCTCGATCCTACACGAAGAGATACAACACGAAGCATGGTTCTCAGAATTCCTAGGTGAAGGACCCTCAGGACATTTCATGCGAAAAGGTGAAACATCACCATTCGTGAGAAAATTCCTTGAATAG
- a CDS encoding thiamine pyrophosphate-binding protein translates to MAEYRCTVCNYVYSEKEEEKKFSELPRKWRCPVCNASKSLFVKLTPKEGVKPVSNTVADVFIAQMVEWGVKYVFGIPGTSSLGLVDALRKNKNIRYIQVRHEQTAAFMASAYAKLTGHIAACLTVAGPGVTNLATGLYDAKLDRAPVLAITGQVERNRIGTGASQEIDQHAFFEPFSVFNMTLVSPDQTTNLVTAAIKHALLLGGVAHIDVPRDIQSLKCDEKIKPFKNNIPNRSITTDEKYLKKAAEIINASKKPVIIAGFGSLEAREHVIELAERIDAPIVTTFRGKGIVDEDHPLYVGSHGTIGSTAAAELVRDSDLLIVIGSSFSDLTQIPQKRMVQVDIDPMMIARRYPVEAGIIGRSAIVIPKILKFIKKDEKKDYRKRMKKLKSRWLKLLKEEADPKSTPLRPQYIISVLNKKLDDNAIITLDVGENGWWFGRNFQMKSTQRVLFSGYLGSMGFGLPAALAAQLEYPERQVACITGDGGFSMVMGDFLTAVKYELPIKVFLFNNKHLAMIMQEQKVENYPIWQTGLQDCEFAGFAENCGGIGIKVEDPRELEKAVDEALNHDKPVLVDIDTDPRRFIIKNR, encoded by the coding sequence ATGGCAGAGTATAGATGCACAGTATGTAATTATGTCTACAGCGAAAAAGAAGAGGAGAAAAAATTTTCAGAACTCCCAAGAAAGTGGAGATGCCCAGTATGTAACGCCTCAAAGAGCCTCTTTGTAAAACTCACCCCAAAAGAGGGTGTTAAACCGGTTTCAAATACAGTTGCTGATGTTTTCATCGCCCAGATGGTAGAATGGGGCGTTAAATACGTTTTCGGGATCCCTGGGACCTCCTCCCTCGGCCTAGTAGATGCTCTGAGAAAAAACAAGAATATACGCTATATACAAGTAAGGCATGAACAGACAGCAGCTTTCATGGCATCTGCTTATGCCAAACTCACAGGACATATCGCAGCATGTCTTACAGTAGCGGGGCCAGGAGTAACAAACCTTGCAACGGGCTTATATGATGCCAAACTCGACAGGGCCCCTGTACTTGCAATCACAGGACAAGTGGAAAGGAACAGGATAGGTACTGGTGCAAGCCAAGAAATAGACCAACACGCATTCTTTGAACCATTCTCTGTATTCAACATGACACTAGTATCACCGGACCAGACCACCAACCTTGTGACTGCCGCGATAAAACATGCACTACTACTTGGTGGAGTCGCCCACATAGATGTTCCAAGGGACATACAAAGCCTAAAGTGCGACGAAAAAATAAAACCATTCAAAAACAACATCCCAAACAGGAGCATAACAACAGACGAAAAATACCTCAAAAAGGCAGCTGAAATCATCAACGCCTCAAAAAAGCCTGTCATAATCGCGGGCTTCGGGAGCCTAGAAGCCAGGGAACATGTCATAGAATTGGCTGAAAGAATAGATGCGCCTATTGTAACAACATTCAGGGGAAAGGGCATAGTTGATGAAGACCACCCATTATATGTGGGCAGCCACGGAACCATAGGATCAACAGCCGCTGCAGAACTTGTCAGAGATTCAGACCTTCTTATAGTTATTGGTTCATCATTTTCTGATCTTACACAGATACCCCAAAAAAGGATGGTACAAGTTGATATCGACCCCATGATGATAGCCAGAAGATATCCAGTCGAGGCAGGTATAATTGGCAGATCAGCAATTGTAATCCCAAAAATCCTTAAATTTATAAAAAAAGATGAAAAGAAAGACTACAGGAAAAGGATGAAAAAACTTAAAAGTCGCTGGTTAAAACTACTCAAAGAAGAAGCAGATCCCAAAAGCACCCCTCTAAGACCACAATATATCATAAGCGTCCTGAACAAGAAACTAGATGATAATGCCATAATAACATTGGATGTTGGCGAGAATGGTTGGTGGTTCGGGCGCAACTTCCAAATGAAGAGCACACAACGCGTATTATTCTCCGGTTACCTTGGATCTATGGGTTTCGGATTGCCAGCAGCCCTCGCAGCCCAACTAGAATATCCAGAAAGACAAGTTGCATGCATAACAGGTGACGGCGGCTTCTCAATGGTAATGGGTGACTTCCTAACAGCCGTAAAATATGAACTTCCCATAAAAGTATTCCTATTCAACAATAAACACCTGGCCATGATAATGCAAGAACAGAAGGTTGAAAACTATCCCATATGGCAGACAGGACTCCAGGACTGCGAATTCGCAGGCTTCGCCGAAAACTGCGGAGGAATAGGAATCAAAGTAGAAGATCCAAGAGAACTCGAAAAAGCGGTTGATGAAGCCCTTAATCATGATAAACCGGTTTTAGTTGATATCGACACAGATCCAAGACGCTTCATAATCAAAAACCGATAA
- a CDS encoding ferritin-like domain-containing protein, whose amino-acid sequence MAKVTREMVEKSGINVDELVELLVKNAAAELTTFYYYTILRANLIGLEGEGVKEIAEAARIEDRNHFEALVPRIYELGGELPQNMKDFHDISGCPPAYLPKKNQ is encoded by the coding sequence ATGGCTAAGGTTACGCGTGAAATGGTTGAAAAATCTGGGATAAATGTTGATGAACTCGTAGAACTTTTGGTTAAAAATGCTGCTGCAGAACTTACAACATTCTACTATTATACTATACTCAGAGCGAACCTTATAGGACTTGAAGGCGAAGGCGTGAAAGAGATAGCGGAAGCTGCGAGGATAGAGGACAGGAATCATTTCGAAGCGCTTGTTCCAAGAATATACGAGCTTGGAGGGGAACTTCCCCAGAACATGAAGGATTTCCATGACATATCTGGTTGTCCACCAGCCTACCTACCTAAAAAAAACCAATGA